Proteins from a genomic interval of Symmachiella macrocystis:
- a CDS encoding leucine-rich repeat domain-containing protein: MADPAPQLPKTKRRARWPYLLAAAAVLAVISIKWLVPIAMEQRALAVIRAECPDVGIENSSAPPPAPPTVITGFRSLRATLAMSIWKPTNLHAEYVGPDFLREWTGHEFLRVRTIEGSANDLRPAADQLRWLQDVVDVELYSVYDDDIEYVRHYTNLESLTLNTEITDTGQPCITDAGISRLNSLFELRSLNLRDAHISGRGFATLSELDQLEELDLTHTQLTDDGLDHVCELSGLKSLQFAGTRVTDDGLVHLKNLPRLESLMLLGLPITDNGLKHLSDLKQLKTLSLLETKVTDAGLPYLLTLDNLEDLDLSETKVTLDGVRQLHVLHNLRRLRLGGFGMTDAQRGEFQQALPGCKVTRY, translated from the coding sequence ATGGCAGACCCAGCACCTCAATTGCCGAAGACGAAGCGCCGTGCGCGCTGGCCGTATCTATTGGCCGCTGCGGCCGTGTTGGCCGTGATCAGCATCAAGTGGCTGGTGCCGATTGCGATGGAGCAACGGGCGCTGGCGGTGATTCGTGCGGAGTGTCCGGATGTGGGGATCGAAAATTCATCGGCACCGCCTCCCGCCCCACCGACAGTTATCACGGGGTTTCGCAGTTTGCGAGCGACTTTAGCAATGTCGATTTGGAAACCGACAAATTTACATGCCGAATACGTCGGTCCGGATTTTCTTCGGGAGTGGACTGGGCATGAGTTCCTGCGGGTGCGAACGATCGAGGGGTCGGCTAACGATTTGCGTCCCGCAGCCGATCAGTTGCGATGGCTGCAAGACGTTGTCGATGTCGAATTGTATAGCGTATATGATGACGATATTGAATATGTCAGGCATTACACCAATCTAGAGTCGTTGACACTAAACACCGAAATTACGGATACCGGGCAACCCTGCATCACGGATGCTGGCATATCGAGGCTTAACAGTTTATTTGAATTAAGAAGTTTAAATTTACGCGACGCCCATATCAGCGGTCGCGGATTCGCCACCTTGTCGGAACTGGATCAGCTGGAAGAATTGGATCTCACGCACACGCAGTTGACCGATGACGGACTAGACCACGTCTGCGAATTGAGCGGACTCAAATCGTTGCAATTTGCGGGCACACGCGTGACGGATGACGGTTTAGTCCACTTGAAGAATCTGCCGCGACTTGAATCGCTCATGCTCTTGGGGTTGCCCATTACAGATAACGGCTTAAAACATCTGTCGGATCTGAAGCAACTCAAGACGTTGAGCTTGTTGGAGACCAAGGTCACTGACGCCGGACTGCCCTATCTACTCACTCTCGACAACTTGGAAGACCTCGACCTGTCCGAAACAAAGGTGACGCTCGATGGCGTGCGGCAGCTACACGTCCTCCACAACCTGCGCCGCCTACGACTGGGAGGCTTTGGGATGACCGATGCCCAACGCGGCGAATTCCAACAAGCCTTGCCGGGCTGCAAAGTGACGCGTTATTGA